In Ooceraea biroi isolate clonal line C1 chromosome 13, Obir_v5.4, whole genome shotgun sequence, a genomic segment contains:
- the LOC113563255 gene encoding CCR4-NOT transcription complex subunit 10-like isoform X2 translates to MQKSLNAICGQISTMDSSEAIDDVEKCIMRYNQAVLLYHTKQYNTALRVMNKFFAFIEPMDKCWE, encoded by the exons ATGCAAAAGAGCTTGAATGCAATATGCGGTCAAATATCAACGATGGATTCTAGTGAGGCTATTGACGATGTCGAGAAATGCATCATGAGGTACAACCAAGCTGTCCTGCTGTATCATACTAAGCAATATAACACTGCTCTTCGAGtgatgaataaattttttgcCTTCATCGAGCCGATGG ATAAATGTTGGGAATGA
- the LOC113563255 gene encoding CCR4-NOT transcription complex subunit 10-like isoform X1 → MQKSLNAICGQISTMDSSEAIDDVEKCIMRYNQAVLLYHTKQYNTALRVMNKFFAFIEPMVILYSNSYSNCIIYFYL, encoded by the exons ATGCAAAAGAGCTTGAATGCAATATGCGGTCAAATATCAACGATGGATTCTAGTGAGGCTATTGACGATGTCGAGAAATGCATCATGAGGTACAACCAAGCTGTCCTGCTGTATCATACTAAGCAATATAACACTGCTCTTCGAGtgatgaataaattttttgcCTTCATCGAGCCGATGG TTATTCTTTATAGTAACTCTTATAGCAATTgcattatttacttttatctgtaa
- the LOC113563285 gene encoding exonuclease 1-like, whose product MCTSYELINKNGYYRLLPFLEKSSKRTNIQEFSGGTVAIDSYCWLHKGVFSCAEKLMMGQTTDAYVSYCMKYINMLLQYKIKPILVFDGRRLPAKEQTEIKRRDSRNMNRRKAMELIQMGQVAEGKNLLKRAIDVTHEIALELIKRCQKENVDCIVAPYEADAQLAYLNIIGIADVVITEDSDLTLFGCKRILFKMDFNGNGVLIEQDRLHLAMNVHSEQFHMDKFRHICILSGCDYLPSLPGIGLRKAQKFIDKNTDDNIHKALTRLGSVLNMKSLVVTAEYRDAFVLADITFKHQLVFCPLQRKQVRLNPPTADITEDQLQYAGTELNADIALQLAFGNCDPCTLKMVHNFDPDKIERKRKCNAEIEQTSIIHTSIWSDKYKLKTDNHRYENTLNSSIKARKELCIRRDSLKNENISLKYTSPTIQCDRFSEYQDLGKNAILDMYNSNQNTKLILSPEKRSKEYLTENNVSPELFKTKNPFVKRVSDLTTSPSILSQENCRKRGRNLMRVRRTIIDENIIVESKYFSKHDNEKSDALKSENNVKDFNLKRTKRNENSTMDVCDASMKRQKTLQDLKVFSEIENVNANLTSRGIDDTPPSNLNKCLTNSYENISERTYSSNRITEISPTRHFTTVNDNCISDNLLVSSSDVETMPDLANYENTSSLRDDLSKWSNTKGSPSLHKKTLKKKSSMNSISPANSVTGKKQLRQSKQLTSVPRQQSLLSMYGFHKRSSLKH is encoded by the exons ATGTGCACGAGTT acgaattaattaataaaaatgggTATTACCGGTTGTTACCATTCTTGGAGAAGTCTTCTAAGAGAACGAATATCCAAGAATTTTCCGGTGGCACTGTCGCGATCGATTCTTACTGTTGGTTACACAAAGGTGTCTTTTCTTGCGCCGAGAAACTGATGATGGGACAAACGACGGATGC GTACGTTTCGTACTGTATGAAATACATAAACATGcttttgcaatataaaataaaaccgaTCTTGGTGTTTGATGGTCGACGATTGCCCGCTAAGGAACAGACGGAAATTAAAAGACGTGA ctCGAGAAACATGAATCGTCGTAAAGCAATGGAATTGATACAAATGGGCCAAGTCGCAGAGGGAAAAAACTTATTGAAACGAGCCATAGACGTTACTCATGAAATTgcattagaattaattaaacgttgtCAAAAAGAGAACGTTGATTGCATTGTGGCTCCTTACGAAGCGGATGCACAATTGGCGTACCTGAATATTATTGGTATAGCTGACGTTGTTATCACAGAAGACAGTGATTTGACATTATTTGGATGTAAAAGA atactttttaaaatggaTTTTAATGGAAACGGAGTTTTAATCGAACAAGATCGATTACATTTAGCAATGAACGTGCACTCCGAACAATTTCACATGGATAAGTTCCGTCACATCTGTATTTTATCTGGTTGTGATTATCTTCCGTCCTTGCCTGGCATCGGCTTAAGGAAGgcacaaaaatttattgacaAAAACACGGATGACAACATACATAAG gcATTGACACGTTTAGGATCTGTACTCAACATGAAATCGTTAGTTGTGACAGCAGAGTACAGAGATGCATTCGTGTTAGCGGATATAACGTTTAAACATCAATTAGTATTTTGTCCGTTACAAAGGAAACAAGTACGATTGAATCCGCCCACAGCTGATATTACTGAAGATCAATTACAGTATGCTGGTACTGAATTAAATGCAGATATCGCTTTACAACTGGCCTTTGGTAATTGTGATCCATGTACTCTAAAAATGGTTCATAATTTCGATCCAGACAAAATT GAACGTAAAAGGAAGTGTAATGCTGAAATAGAACAAACATCTATTATTCACACTAGCATTTGGTCCGAcaagtataaattaaaaacagaCAATCATAGATATGAGAATACATTAAACTCATCAATCAAAGCTAGAAAAGAGTTATGTATACGAAGAGATTCTCTAAAAAATGAGaacatttctttaaaatatacTAGTCCAACTATACAATGCGACAGATTTTCAGAATATCAAGATTTAGGAAAAAACGCTATTTTGGATATGTATAATTCAAATCAAAATACAAAACTAATTCTCAGCCCCGAAAAACGATCGAAGGAATATTTAACAGAAAATAATGTATCaccagaattatttaaaacaaaaaatccaTTCGTGAAAAGAGTATCCGATCTCACAACCTCGCCGAGTATTTTGTCTCAAGAAAATTGCcggaaaagaggaagaaacttAATGCGCGTAAGGCGAACTATCATAGACGAAAACATTATCGTGgaaagcaaatatttttcgaaacatGATAACGAGAAGAGCGATGCACTAAAGTCAGAAAACAACGTTAaagatttcaatttaaaacGTACAAAACGTAATGAGAATTCAACAATGGACGTCTGTGATGCAAGCATGAAACGACAAAAAACATTACAAGATCTGAAAGTATTTTCTGAAATAGAAAATGTCAATGCAAACTTAACGTCAAGAGGCATTGACGATACACCTCCATCGAATCTGAACAAATGTCTGACCAActcttatgaaaatatttcagaaaggacGTATTCCAGTAACAGGATAACCGAAATATCGCCAACGCGACATTTCACAACTGTTAATGATAATTGCatttctgataatttattgGTATCAAGCTCCGATGTAGAAACCATGCCTGATTTAGCCAATTACGAAAATACCAGCAGTTTACGAGATGATTTATCGAAATGGTCAAATACAAAAGGTTCTCCATCCTTgcataaaaaaacattaaagaagaaaagttCAATGAATTCG ATTTCGCCTGCCAATTCAGTAACAGGAAAGAAACAATTGCGTCAAAGTAAACAATTAACATCAGTTCCCAGACAACAAAGCTTATTAAGCATGTATGGATTTCACAAAag ATCGAGTCTTAAACATTAA
- the LOC105283947 gene encoding cytochrome c oxidase assembly protein COX16 homolog, mitochondrial, giving the protein MSSSKIWQYGIPFMIFILGGSFGLREFTELRYRYKRTNEYILRKDLQEEGIKMKQPNEITLEKEYEKLKTLDLDNWENIRIQRPWEASENTKI; this is encoded by the exons atgtCAAGTTCTAAAATTTGGCAGTATGGTATACCGTTTATGATTTTTATCCTTGGCGGATCATTCGGCCTTCGAGAATTTACGGAACTACG GTATAGATATAAACGTACAAATGAATATATACTGCGTAAGGACTTACAGGAAGAAggtattaaaatgaaacaaccAAACGAAATTACCTTAGAgaaagaatatgaaaaattaaaaacg tTAGATCTTGACAATTGGGAAAATATCCGGATACAAAGACCATGGGAGGCAtcagaaaatacaaaaatttag
- the LOC105283951 gene encoding UPF0183 protein CG7083, whose amino-acid sequence MLELEVVPERSLGCEQWEFILGMHFSQSVSIIQSQVGVIRGVQVLYSDSNPLDVDLVINLPHDGIRLIFDPVVQRLKIIEIYNMKLVKLKYCGLPFNSPEVLPSIEQIEHSFGATHPGVYDSEKQVFVLNFRGLSFYFPIDSKFQPGYAHGLGSLQFPNGTSPLVAKTAIYVGNMPAGGNSEEHGSKTSPPPLPLVCYHNNLYLEKADIIRDKTRTRGLRLYLFTEGSSGTRALLEPKKRCLTKEVLFGDTCEDVLSALGAPSRVFYKAEDKMRIHSPHAHKRDKIRRSDFFYNYFTLGLDILFNAKTQCIKKFVLHTNYPGHYNFNMYHRCEFSLTLPPENNPIESGKLIDVSPSPVTITAYTKWDRVSEQLKASARPVVLNRASSTNTTNPFGCTFCYGIRDAIVEVMANQHIASVTLYKTA is encoded by the exons ATGCTGGAACTTGAAGTAGTGCCCGAGAGATCCCTTGGATGTGAACAATGGGAATTTATTTTAG GCATGCATTTTTCTCAATCAGTCTCAATAATTCAGTCTCAAGTTGGTGTTATAAGAGGAGTACAAGTACTTTATAGCGACAGT AATCCATTAGATGTGGACCTAGTAATAAATTTACCTCACGATGGTATTCGACTTATATTCGATCCTGTTGTACAAAGGCTAAAGATCATCGAAATTTATAACATGAAActagtaaaattaaaatattgcggCTTGCCGTTTAATTCGCCAGAGGTGTTACCTTCGATCGAACAGATAGAGCATTCGTTTGGAGCAACTCATCCCGGCGTTTATGACAGTGAGAAGCAG GTATTTGTACTGAATTTCCGAGGATTGTCGTTTTACTTTCCAATCGACTCGAAATTCCAACCTGGATATGCCCACGGATTAGGCTCGTTGCAATTTCCTAATGGGACTTCTCCTCTGGTCGCGAAAACGGCAATTTACGTTGGAAACATGCCAGCCGGTGGAAATAGCGAGGAACATGGTTCCAAGACATCGCCACCACCTTTGCCACTT GTCTGTTATCATAATAACTTGTACTTGGAGAAAGCTGATATCATTAGAGACAAGACACGTACTCGAGGACTTAGATTGTACCTTTTCACGGAAGGTAGTTCTGGAACGAGAGCCCTGTTAGAGCCAAAGAAACGATGTCTGACTAAAGAG GTATTATTTGGCGATACTTGTGAGGATGTTTTAAGTGCACTCGGTGCTCCGTCAAGAGTATTCTATAAAGCTGAGGATAAAATGCGTATTCATAGTCCACATGCGCACAAACGAGACAAAATAAGACGGTCAgactttttctataattattttactttaggCCTG GATATCTTATTCAATGCAAAAACTCAATGCATCAAGAAATTTGTACTTCACACAAATTATCCAGGACATTATAACTTTAATATGTATCATCGTTGTGAATTTTCGTTAACTCTGCCCCCTGAAAATAATCCCATAGAATCGGGAAAGCTGATCGACGTTTCTCCCTCTCCAGTTACG ATCACTGCCTATACAAAATGGGATAGAGTGAGCGAGCAATTAAAGGCAAGTGCCCGTCCTGTAGTACTGAATCGTGCATCATCAACAAACACTACCAATCCGTTTGGCTGTACGTTTTGTTATGGCATACGAGACGCAATTGTTGAAGTTATGGCAAACCAACATATCGCGAGTgtaactttatataaaacagCATGA